Proteins encoded in a region of the Halioglobus maricola genome:
- the hisH gene encoding imidazole glycerol phosphate synthase subunit HisH produces MSGVVAVIDYGMGNLHSVASALEHVGAEKVVVTHDAEQIRQADRVVFPGVGAMRDCMAEIRRLECDSLLADALVEQHKPVLAICVGMQALMARSEENDGVDCLNLIPGDVRYFGNPLTGAAGERLKVPHMGWNSVRQTRDHPLWHGIDDGTRFYFVHSYYVHAEDRALVAGALDYGVAADAALARDNLFATQFHPEKSHTAGLKLLKNFLAWDGQS; encoded by the coding sequence ATGAGTGGTGTTGTCGCGGTCATTGATTACGGCATGGGCAACCTGCACTCGGTAGCCAGTGCGCTTGAGCATGTGGGGGCAGAGAAGGTAGTGGTCACCCATGACGCCGAGCAGATTCGTCAGGCCGATCGCGTGGTGTTCCCTGGCGTGGGCGCAATGCGCGACTGTATGGCTGAAATCAGACGCCTGGAGTGCGACAGCCTGTTGGCCGATGCACTGGTGGAACAGCACAAGCCGGTGCTGGCGATCTGCGTGGGCATGCAAGCGTTGATGGCCCGTTCCGAGGAAAATGATGGCGTCGACTGCCTGAACCTCATCCCGGGGGATGTTCGTTATTTTGGCAACCCGCTGACGGGTGCCGCGGGCGAGCGCCTGAAGGTGCCTCATATGGGATGGAACAGTGTGCGCCAGACACGTGACCACCCGCTGTGGCACGGCATTGACGATGGCACGCGGTTCTATTTTGTCCACAGTTACTATGTACATGCGGAAGATCGTGCGCTGGTAGCAGGTGCACTCGACTATGGCGTGGCCGCAGACGCAGCGCTGGCGCGCGACAATCTGTTTGCCACCCAATTCCACCCGGAGAAGAGCCATACCGCGGGTCTCAAATTATTGAAAAATTTTCTGGCCTGGGACGGCCAGAGCTGA
- the hisF gene encoding imidazole glycerol phosphate synthase subunit HisF yields the protein MGLAKRIIPCLDVENGRVVKGVNFVDIRDAGDPVEVAIRYNEQGADEITFLDITASHEGRDTTVHTVEQIAENVFIPLTVGGGIRSVDDIRTMLNAGADKVSINTAAIHNPELVRESAERFGSQCIVVAIDAKRVDDVGGEPRYEIFTHGGRKPTGIDAVAWARKMAELGAGEILLTSMDRDGTKNGFELGVTRAITDAVEIPVVASGGVGNLDHLVEGITLGGADAVLAASIFHFGEYSVPQAKAYMAERGIDVRL from the coding sequence ATGGGCCTGGCGAAACGTATTATTCCCTGTCTGGACGTCGAAAATGGCCGCGTGGTCAAGGGCGTCAACTTCGTTGATATCCGCGACGCCGGCGACCCGGTTGAGGTCGCTATTCGCTATAACGAACAGGGCGCTGACGAAATTACCTTTCTCGATATCACGGCGAGCCACGAGGGCCGGGACACCACTGTGCACACGGTGGAACAGATTGCCGAGAATGTTTTTATCCCGCTCACTGTGGGTGGTGGCATCCGCTCGGTGGACGACATCCGCACCATGCTCAACGCGGGTGCCGACAAGGTCAGTATCAACACGGCCGCCATTCACAACCCGGAACTGGTGCGTGAGTCTGCCGAGCGCTTCGGGTCTCAATGTATTGTTGTCGCGATCGACGCCAAGCGCGTTGACGATGTGGGCGGCGAACCGCGCTACGAGATTTTTACCCACGGTGGTCGCAAGCCTACAGGTATCGATGCGGTAGCATGGGCGCGCAAAATGGCTGAGCTTGGTGCCGGCGAAATCCTGCTTACCAGCATGGATCGCGACGGCACCAAAAATGGTTTCGAGCTGGGGGTCACGCGCGCTATTACTGACGCGGTGGAGATCCCGGTGGTTGCATCAGGTGGCGTTGGGAACCTCGACCACCTGGTTGAGGGCATCACGCTTGGCGGCGCCGACGCGGTGCTCGCGGCCAGCATTTTTCACTTTGGGGAATACAGCGTGCCCCAGGCCAAGGCCTATATGGCCGAGCGCGGCATCGACGTCAGGCTCTGA
- the hisB gene encoding imidazoleglycerol-phosphate dehydratase HisB: protein MAERKAAVERNTLETQITAAVNLDGTGVAKLDTGIPFLEHMLDQIARHGLIDLEIEAKGDLHIDDHHTVEDIGITLGQAFAQAVGDKKGIMRYGHAYCPLDEALSRVVIDFSGRPGITFNVEFTRASVGGFDVDLFMEFFQGFVNHAAVTLHVDNLRGDNTHHQAETIFKAFGRAMRMALAEDARMAGVTPSTKGVL from the coding sequence ATGGCTGAGCGCAAGGCCGCTGTAGAACGCAACACACTAGAGACCCAGATCACCGCCGCGGTGAACCTGGACGGCACAGGTGTGGCCAAACTGGATACCGGTATTCCGTTCCTCGAACACATGCTCGACCAGATTGCGCGCCACGGACTGATCGATCTTGAGATCGAAGCCAAGGGCGACCTGCACATCGATGATCACCACACGGTGGAAGACATTGGCATCACCCTGGGCCAGGCCTTCGCCCAAGCGGTTGGCGACAAGAAAGGGATCATGCGCTATGGCCATGCCTACTGCCCATTGGACGAAGCCTTGTCTCGCGTGGTGATCGATTTCTCCGGCAGGCCGGGAATTACCTTCAACGTCGAATTCACCCGCGCATCTGTGGGCGGCTTTGACGTGGACCTGTTCATGGAGTTTTTCCAGGGCTTTGTGAACCACGCTGCAGTCACTCTGCATGTGGACAACCTGCGCGGCGACAATACCCACCACCAGGCGGAGACGATCTTCAAGGCCTTCGGCCGCGCCATGCGTATGGCGCTGGCGGAAGACGCTCGTATGGCGGGCGTGACACCGTCCACCAAAGGTGTGCTCTGA
- a CDS encoding S41 family peptidase: protein MAFAKLFKILIGSAAIAHLALPAQAAVEENAVLPLEDLRTFADVYNQIRVGYVEDIDDSTLLEYAIQGMLMGLDPHSVYLTKDAFQDLQDATTGEFTGLGLEVGMEDGYVKIIAPIDGSPAAEAGLQSGDVILKLGTAPVKGMSLQEAIELMRGPAGTDIELSIGRPGESQPFEVTLIRDVIKVASVRQRWLEPGFGYIRIAQFQSATGKDVAKSLDTLMSEQPLKGLVLDLRNNPGGVLRSSVEVASLFMDGGTVVYTEGRLPNSDHSFDAKATDTTAGTPLVVLINAGSASASEIVAGALQDHSRAVIMGTRSFGKGSVQTVLPISESRAVKLTTALYFTPNGRSIQAEGIEPDIEIERARVTAYDNSRRVSEADLSGHLNNANGDGQKKKEKKPANELLARDNQLYEALTLLKGINILGMRERNSAETDSEQGES, encoded by the coding sequence ATGGCCTTCGCAAAATTATTCAAAATCCTGATTGGCTCAGCGGCCATCGCACACCTGGCGCTTCCCGCCCAGGCAGCCGTGGAAGAAAACGCGGTGCTTCCGCTGGAGGACCTGCGCACATTTGCCGACGTCTACAACCAGATTCGTGTCGGCTACGTTGAAGACATTGATGACAGTACTCTGCTGGAATACGCCATCCAGGGCATGCTTATGGGCCTGGACCCACACTCGGTGTACCTCACCAAAGACGCTTTCCAGGATCTCCAGGATGCCACCACCGGCGAATTCACCGGCCTCGGCCTGGAAGTCGGCATGGAAGACGGCTACGTCAAGATAATCGCCCCCATCGACGGTTCGCCCGCCGCAGAAGCCGGCCTCCAAAGCGGCGATGTCATCCTCAAACTCGGCACCGCACCGGTTAAAGGAATGAGCCTGCAGGAAGCCATCGAACTTATGCGCGGCCCGGCGGGCACGGATATCGAGCTGAGCATTGGACGTCCGGGAGAAAGCCAGCCCTTCGAAGTCACCCTGATTCGCGACGTCATCAAAGTCGCAAGTGTGCGCCAGCGCTGGCTGGAACCCGGCTTCGGATACATTCGCATTGCCCAGTTCCAGAGCGCTACTGGCAAGGACGTAGCCAAGTCGCTGGATACACTCATGTCTGAACAGCCACTCAAAGGCCTCGTGCTTGATCTGCGCAATAACCCCGGCGGCGTACTCCGTTCCAGCGTTGAAGTTGCGAGTTTGTTCATGGACGGCGGCACAGTCGTGTATACCGAGGGTCGCCTGCCCAACTCTGACCACAGCTTTGATGCCAAAGCCACAGACACCACCGCAGGGACACCACTTGTCGTACTGATCAACGCCGGCTCAGCCTCCGCCTCGGAGATCGTCGCTGGTGCTCTGCAAGACCACAGCCGCGCTGTCATCATGGGTACCCGCAGTTTCGGTAAAGGTTCCGTGCAAACAGTGCTGCCTATTTCTGAATCTCGCGCGGTAAAGCTCACCACTGCGCTTTACTTCACCCCTAACGGCCGCTCGATTCAGGCCGAGGGCATCGAACCGGATATCGAAATCGAGAGAGCGCGGGTAACCGCCTACGACAACTCTCGTCGCGTGTCCGAAGCAGATTTATCCGGCCACCTGAACAATGCGAACGGTGACGGTCAGAAGAAGAAAGAGAAGAAGCCCGCCAATGAGTTGCTGGCTCGAGACAACCAGCTTTACGAGGCGCTGACGCTGCTCAAAGGCATCAATATCCTCGGGATGCGCGAGCGCAACAGCGCTGAAACTGACTCGGAGCAGGGTGAATCCTGA